The Acidipropionibacterium virtanenii DNA segment CCGCTCCCGGGCACTGTACGAACTCACCACCCGGCGCCGCTCCCCGATGTCGCCGCGCGGACTGGTCACCATTCCAGGGCTGGATGCGGACCGGGAGTACCGGATAGCGCCCCTGCTGGTGGGAGGCGGGCCCGCAGGACTCGAGCTGCCGCCCTGGGGAGAGACGGGTGTCGTCATGACCGGAGGCTCGCTGGCCCGGATCGGCGTCCACACTCCCGCGATGTTCCCCGACCAGGTGCTTCTTCTGGAGGTCACCGAGGCCGGCGCCCCCACAACGTCACCCGGCGACGACGCCGAACACTGAAGGAGTCAGCCATGAGACATGGCATACGGAAGATACTGGCCGGGGTCGCCCTGGTGGGGCTGACGCTGACCTCGGCCTGCAGCCCGGGAGGCGGACAGGCCGACGAGCCTCTCGACGTGTACCTCAACATGACCGCCGGCTCGGCGCAGTACACCGAGATGAAGAACATCGTCGCGAAGTACGAGCAGAGGACCGGCACGCGGGTGAAGCTGGCCATCGACTCCAGCAACTTCGAGGACAACATGAAGGTCCGGATGGCCGCCGGGGAGATGCCCGACGTCTTCTCCACCCACGGCTGGTCGGTGCTGCGCTACAAGCCCTTCCTGGAGCCGCTCACCCACCAGGCGTGGGCGAAGAACCTGGATCCGCTGATCGACGAGACCATGCGCGACGCGAACGGCGACGTCTACTCGCTGCCGATCGAGTACTCGGTGGCCGGAATGTCGGTGAACTTCGACGTGCTGCGCAAGGCCGGCGTCGATCCCGACGGCATCAGGACCTGGGACGACTTCGCCGCCGCGTGCGCGAAGATCAAGGCGACCGGCGTCACGCCGATCGACAGCGCGGGCAAGGATTTCGGCCCCTCGGGCGATCTGGCCAATGTGATCGCGGCCAACGCATTCACCGAGCGCGAGTTCAACGCCATGAAGCACGGCACCTTCGACTCATCGGCCTACGCCACCAACGTGCTGGGACCGGTGGCCAGCTGGGCTCAGGCGGGATACTTCAACAAGGACTACGTCTCCGCCTCGATCGACGACCAGGCCAGGAAACTCGCCCTGGGCCAGGCCGCCTTCGTGATGGCCGCCAACACCTCGACGCTGTCGACAGCGCTGACGTTCAACGAGAAGGCCGACGTGGGCTTCATCCCGTTCCCCTCCACCCGCAACGGCCAGTACCTGGTCGGCGGCGAGGGGGTCAACGCCTTCGCCGCGTGGAAGGGCTCACCGCGCAAGAAGCGCGCCCTGCAGTTCCTGGCCTTCCTCGCCGAACCCGCCAATGCCAAGGCGATGTCGCGCTCCATCGGCTCCTCCTC contains these protein-coding regions:
- a CDS encoding ABC transporter substrate-binding protein, whose product is MRHGIRKILAGVALVGLTLTSACSPGGGQADEPLDVYLNMTAGSAQYTEMKNIVAKYEQRTGTRVKLAIDSSNFEDNMKVRMAAGEMPDVFSTHGWSVLRYKPFLEPLTHQAWAKNLDPLIDETMRDANGDVYSLPIEYSVAGMSVNFDVLRKAGVDPDGIRTWDDFAAACAKIKATGVTPIDSAGKDFGPSGDLANVIAANAFTEREFNAMKHGTFDSSAYATNVLGPVASWAQAGYFNKDYVSASIDDQARKLALGQAAFVMAANTSTLSTALTFNEKADVGFIPFPSTRNGQYLVGGEGVNAFAAWKGSPRKKRALQFLAFLAEPANAKAMSRSIGSSSGLTNVDVDLGRIQSSYDKWVAPRKMPIKPYLDRAYLPNGMFASLITTTDSVINRQSTPESAASEVGRQYKTLFGQQK